A stretch of the Thermus hydrothermalis genome encodes the following:
- a CDS encoding S8 family serine peptidase: MRGMKGLTLRSGLALSLLLLGACVQSPPPPPPPQATTCTPRATTQTLATQSLGVRETPRGLADFSYPHVPGELLVLTDGVAPQSLTAQVAGVEPLEALRGGVLRVRVSPGQERVKAEALLRAGARWVQPNYIYEPLQISAPSVPNDPLYRSEQRPQLNNLMGLESAWGRSTGDPSLIIAVVDTGYLPHPDMEGRWYLPQGFNLDVADDDQDPTDDIPSSNERGHGLAVASVLGAATNNALDMAGVTWKGKVLPLKVARSSDGQMTTATVRQAVDLAVNLGAKVINLSLGGPASDSVLENSLRNARSQGVVLVAAAGNDGTDWIRYPAASPSVIAVGAVDNSKNKATFSNCGPELDLVTPGKGVHVLFPGGESDTLSGTSFASPMVAGVAALYMSAYRAAHGDWPRPDQVEQCLIQTAEDLGPQGHDTGYGFGLVRADRVMADATHCFP; this comes from the coding sequence ATGAGGGGCATGAAGGGGCTTACCTTAAGGAGCGGTTTAGCCTTGTCCTTGCTTCTCTTGGGCGCTTGCGTGCAAAGTCCCCCACCCCCGCCTCCACCACAGGCGACCACCTGCACGCCCCGGGCTACGACCCAGACCCTGGCCACCCAAAGCTTGGGAGTGCGGGAGACGCCTCGGGGCCTTGCCGACTTTAGCTACCCCCATGTCCCAGGGGAGCTTTTGGTGCTCACGGATGGCGTTGCTCCCCAGAGCCTTACGGCCCAGGTGGCGGGTGTGGAACCTTTGGAAGCCCTTCGGGGAGGGGTTTTGCGGGTCCGGGTTTCCCCAGGGCAGGAGCGGGTGAAGGCGGAGGCACTCTTGCGGGCAGGAGCCCGGTGGGTGCAGCCGAACTATATCTATGAACCCCTTCAGATATCTGCCCCCTCTGTTCCCAACGATCCGTTGTATCGCAGCGAACAACGCCCCCAACTCAACAACCTCATGGGCCTCGAGTCCGCCTGGGGGAGGAGCACAGGGGACCCCAGCCTGATTATCGCCGTGGTGGATACGGGGTACCTCCCTCACCCGGATATGGAAGGTAGGTGGTATCTCCCTCAAGGTTTCAACCTGGACGTGGCTGATGATGACCAGGACCCTACGGATGACATACCTTCATCAAATGAAAGAGGTCACGGCTTGGCAGTAGCTTCGGTTCTTGGAGCAGCAACCAATAATGCTTTAGACATGGCGGGCGTCACGTGGAAGGGCAAGGTTCTTCCCCTTAAGGTGGCCCGCTCTAGCGATGGGCAGATGACTACTGCCACGGTCAGGCAAGCGGTAGACTTGGCGGTAAACCTAGGGGCAAAAGTCATCAACCTTTCACTGGGTGGGCCCGCTTCCGATAGCGTACTGGAAAATTCGCTGCGAAACGCTAGAAGCCAGGGTGTAGTCCTGGTGGCGGCAGCGGGCAACGATGGGACGGATTGGATACGGTACCCTGCGGCCTCTCCCTCGGTTATCGCTGTGGGTGCCGTGGATAACAGCAAGAACAAGGCCACCTTTTCCAACTGCGGGCCGGAGCTGGACCTTGTGACCCCCGGGAAGGGGGTGCACGTCCTCTTCCCGGGTGGTGAGTCCGACACGCTTTCTGGCACCTCCTTCGCTAGCCCCATGGTGGCGGGTGTGGCAGCCCTTTACATGAGCGCCTATCGGGCAGCGCACGGGGATTGGCCTAGGCCAGATCAG